TTTTTTTTTGAGAAAATAAAAATCCACTCAAAAAGAGTGGAAGTATGATAATGAATATTTTTTTCATTTTTTGATTTACCTTTTCTTTTCCGTGTATAAAAGTAGGAAAAAAAAGGAAATAATTTAAGGTTTCATGTCGTACATTAAGAGTGCTGTAACCAATTTCGGTTCAATAAATGTACATTTTGGAGGCATACTCAATTTAAGATCTGAAATTTTAATCATATCGTTAAAACTTACCGGATAAATTCCAAAACCTACTCGTCCTTCACCGTTGTCTATTTTCTCTTTTAGAATAGTGATACCTTCAAGATTGGAAGTTCCCTTTACATAGGAAATTTTATCTGAACTATCAGGATCTTCTATCTTCAATATGTTTTTAAAGATGTATTTGTCCAATAAATGGTGGTCAAGGTTATCCAATGACATTTCCTGGGAACGAAGGTCATGCTTCACGTGCAGCGAATAAAATTTACCGTCGAGATACATCGAAATATGGAATTTCTGAGAAGGGTAGTATGGGGTTTCTTCTTTTTCGTGAATCAGGAAATAATGTTCAAGCTGTTTTAAGAAATCGTCAGCAGATAAGTCATTAATATCACTTACAATTCTGTTGTAATCATGGATTTTAATGGACTGATTGGACACGATAAAGCTGAATACGAAATTATAGGCTTCCGTACCATTGTGTCTTTTATTTTTATCTTTCTGATGCTTTGCATTCAATGCTGTGGAACCAATTCTGTGGTGACCGTCGGCAATATAAAAAGAATCGATCTGCTCGATGACCTCCTTGAATTGCTGTAATTTAAGACGGTTGTCTATTCTCCAGATTTTGTGTCTGATCCCTTTAGAGTCAACGTGGTTGAAGATCGGCACGTTTTTCTCCTCATGGTTCATAAGAAGCTCCACTTTGGAATTGGCAGGGTAGGTAAGAAGTACCGGTTCTGCCTGTAAGTTTACTTTTTCAAGATAATGTGCCAGCTTTTCCTTCTTCTGAGGGATGGTACTTTCATGTCTTTTGATTTTTCCGTTCCAAAAATCTTCAAGACTTGTTAGACCAAGTAATCCTCTGAAAACCTGTTTGTTGGGGTAGATCTGTTCATAAAGATAGTATGCAGAACTGTCCTGAACGAGTTTTTTCTCTTCCAGAAGTTCTTCAAACGTAGAACGGATCTTCCTTAGGTTCCGGTCAATATCTTTTGATTTACTTACAACATAGGGCTTTATCATATTGATGTAAGTATTTTCAACCTGAGCTTTTTCTGCAATTTCCTCTTGGGTGAAATTGTCTAATGGATGGGTAGGAAAAGTTTGCTCAAGATCTTTATGAGGTCTAATTCCGCGAAATGGTTTAAAAACAGGCATATTTAATTTATAGTTTCTTTTTGTAGCTTAATAATTTGTTCTGCAAGTTCTACCCCGATCTTTTCCTGGGCATCCACTGTATTGCCTCCTACATGAGGAGAAAGAGACAAAGATGGATTCATCAGTAAGATCAGTTCAGGAGTAGGTTCATTTTCAAAAACATCCAGTGCAGCTCCCGCCACTTTTCCGGATTCAATGAAATCAAGAAGGGAAACTTCATTGATTACCCCACCTCTTGCAGTATTTACGATATAAACACCATCTTTCATTTTCTCGAACTGATCGGTGTCTATAATATATTCATTGGTTTTAGGAGTATTGATACTTATAAAATCAGTGTCCTTATAGAAAGAATCAGAATCGTTGGTAGATGTAATTTCAAAATCCAGGGTTTGTCCGTCAAAAAAAGATAACGAAAGGGTCTTTGTTTTAGGTTTTCTCGTCAATACCTTAACCTTCATTCCTAATGCAATTCCCATTTTCACTACTTCCTGACCAATACTTCCAAAACCAATCACGCCTAATGTCTTTCCCGAAAGCTCATAGGCATTGCTGAATGACTTTTTCATTGCATCAAAATGAGTTTCTCCTTCCAAAGGCATTAATCTGTTGGATTCGTGAAGAAACCTTGCTAAGGAAAAGAAATGAGCAAATACCAGCTCGGCTACGGACTTAGAAGAAGCCGTAGGGGTATTGATGATTTGTATTCCTTTGATTTTGGCATATTCTACGTCAATATTATCCATTCCGATCCCGCCTCTTCCAATAATCTTCAAACCCGGGCAGGCATCAATAAGATCCTGTTTCACTTTGGTGGCACTTCTTACCAGCAGAACATCAACATTATTTTCGTTAATAAAATTGATGACATGATCCTGCGCAACACGGTTGTTCAGAATTTCAATTCCAGCTTCTTTTAAAGCGAGTTCTCCTGCTTTGGAAATTCCATCGTTAGCTAAAACTTTCATACTTTCTTTTATTTAAAAATCTAAAGATTTGAAAAATTTAAATATTTAAAATTGGTTCGCAAATTAATAAAATTATAATTAGCATTATAATCTTTCAATTCTTCAATTTTTTAATGCCTCAATTACTTAATGGATTTCATGACATCAACAAGAACCTGAACACTTTCAATAGGCAATGCATTGTATAGACTTGCTCTGTAACCTCCAAGGCTTCGGTGTCCGTTTAACCCATTGATTCCTGCTGCTTTCCATGCATTATCAAAAGCTTCTTTTTTAGACTCATCGACTAATCTAAAAGAAACATTCATTAGTGAACGATCCTCTTTTACACAGAACGTTTCAAACAAAGGATTGTTATCTATTTCATCGTAAAGAAGTTTAGCTTTAGCCTCATTTCTTTTTTCTGCTGCTGCAATTCCTCCGTTTCTTTCAAGATACTGAAGTGTTAATAAAGATGCATATACCGGGAAAACCGGTGGTGTATTATACATTGATTCTTTACTGATGTGCTGTTCATAATCAAAATAAGAAGGCATGTTTTCTCTTCCTGTTTTTCCCAGGATTTCTTTTTTTACAACAACCAGTGTTACACCTGCAGGTCCCATATTTTTCTGAGCTCCGGCATAGATTAAATCGAATTTAGTAAAATCCAGTTGTCTTGAAAAAATATCTGAGCTCATATCGCAAACCATCAATGTATCCACTTCGGGAAACGATTTCATCTGAGTTCCATAAATAGTATTGTTGGATGTGCAATGGAAGTAATCATAATCTGAAGAAACAGTATAGTCTTTTGGAATGAAAGAGTAATTTTCCTCTTTTGAAGAACCTACAACATCTACAGTTCCTACTTTTTTAGCTTCCTTTATAGCTCCGGCAGCCCAAGTTCCTGTATCCAGGTAAGCAGCTTTACCACCTACTTTCATAAGGTTGTATGGAACCATTGCAAACTGTAAACTAGCACCACCACCTAAATATAATACTTCATAATCATCACCCAGGTTCATCAGCCTTTTTACAATGGCACGTGCTTCGTCCATCACCGCAACAAAATCCTTACTTCTGTGAGAAATTTCAAGGATAGATAACCCGATACCGTTGAAATCAAGAATAGCTTCTGCTGATTTTTGAAATACCTCTTCTGGTAAGATACATGGTCCTGCGCTGAAATTGTGCTTTTTGCTCATATTTTTATTTTTTGGTTGTACAGGTGTTTTTAGAACCTGTGGTTTCACTTTATATTCTTAAATAGATTTATAGAAATTATAATTAAAAAGCCGTCTCATAATTGATGAGACGGCATTTTTTATTCACCGTGTAAGAACGCTTTTTTATTTAGTAGTGCTTCTTCGGATTCTACATGATCTTCATCCGGAACACAGCAATCTACAGGACAAACTGCAGCACATTGTGGTTCTTCGTGGAATCCTTTACACTCTGTACATTTATCAGTAACAATAAAATAAACATCATCACTTACAGGTTCCTGAGGTGCATCCGCATCTACCGTTAATCCTGATGGCAATGTTACAGTACCACTTAACTCAGTACCTTCGGAAGCTTTCCAGTCTACGGCTCCTTCATATATTGCATTATTCGGGCATTCCGGTTCACAGGCTCCGCAATTAATGCATTCATCAGTTATTTTAATAGCCATCGCTAATTTTTTTTAAATTTGCACAAAATTACAAAATATTCCCCAATTTTGCAGTAATTATGAATATCGAAAATCAAGTTTTAGGACTTATCAAACTAAGTGATTATATAAGAGCGTATTTAGCAAAAAGTACGGAGGAGTTCAACGAAAGTGATTCTGAATTTGAATTATTGTTGAGAAAGTCGGAAATAGAGAACCCGTGGTTTACTATTGATAATCAGAAATTTGCTTTCCGGCAATGGGCTGAATTGCTTACCGAAACGAATATAAAAGATTGGCTTAAAGACTATTCTGCATCTGAAACTTCAAAGCGGGTAGGGCTTATCCTGGCAGGAAATATTCCTCTTGTAGGTTGGCACGATGTGATCTCTGTTGTATTAAGCAATCATATTCCGGTGATCAAATTATCGTCAAAAGATCAATATATAATTCCTTTTTTATTAAAAAAATGGAAGGAATTTTCTGATAATAACGTGGAGTACGAATTTGTTGAAAGATTAGACAATTTTGATGCTGTAATTGCTACAGGAAGCAATAATACCGCGAGGTACCTGGAATACTACTTTAAAAATCATCTGAATATCATTCGTAAAAACAGGACATCGGTTGCTGTTCTGAAAGGAGATGAAACAGAAGAAGAGCTTAAGCTTCTCGCTAATGATATTTTCCAATATTTCGGATTAGGTTGCAGAAATGTCACGAGGATTTTAATTCCTGAAGATTTCCTGATCGACAGGCTTTTTGAAAGTTTTATCGATCATAAAGATATCATCAATCATCATAAGTATGCTAATAATTATGATTATAACCGCGCAATTTATCTATTGAACCAGGATAAGTTCTGGGATAATAATTTTGTGATGTTAAAAGAAGACGATAAATTGTTCAGTCCTCTTTCTGTTATCAATTTCAGCAGGTATTCTTCAATGGATGAAGTGAGAAATTTTATTGCGGAAAATGAAGAAAATATCCAATGTATTGTGGCTAAAGATGAATTAGGATTAGACTCTATTCGTTTTGGAGAAGCCCAGAATCCGGGATTGAATACATATGCAGATAATGTGGATACCATGAAGTTCCTGGAAATAGTCTAACTTTAAGCCACCAAATCTCATAGTATGAAAAAATTGCTTTTTACCATAAGCCTCCTTACCGCGTCATTTTTATTTTCACAAAAAGTGGTAGGCTTAAAAATTCAAAATGACAACAGAAAGGAATCAACAGTAGAGCTTGATAAGGATAAAATTGCATTATATAATGAAAAGTATTTTGCATTTATACAGGCTCTGAAAACTTCTGCTGATCGCGCAACAATCGATGGTTTACTTTCTGAAAAGGTAAAGACCCTCGTGACTGATAAGGTATTGCAGAAGCTTAAAGACGGGATTCAGCTGGAGAAAAAAGCTGAAGTCTTTAAATCAGGTCATCAGACGTTGATGGATGGAGTAAGCTATCCTTTTATTCAGTATAAATATTCTGATGATAAATCCCCTTTGCCAAAAGATCTCATTACTGTTTTATTTGAGGAAGATGGCAGGATTATTGGAGTAAAACCTGTCGAGAAAAATAAATAAATTCATTATATTTAAAGAAAATATAAATTATGATTAAAGACGTTTTAGTAGCACAGTCTACCGATGTAGAGAAGGCTGCTTTTTACAAAAAAACCTATTTGCATGTTGCGCTTTCTATCCTTGCTTTTATTGGAGTTGAAACGATCTTATTAAAAACAGTTCCACAGGAGCTGATTTTTATGATGTTTGCTCAGAAGTATGCGTGGTTATTGATTATCGGTGTTTTCTGGCTTGCTTCCGTTTTGGCAGCCAAATGGTCGTTGTCGCAAAGCAAATCAACACAATATTTAGGGCTTGGATTTTATGTTTTATTGGAAGCTGTTATTTTCCTGCCTTTGATTTATATTGCAATGGTATACTCTGGGCCTAATGTTATTTTTCAGGCGGCTATGTTAACCATCGCTATGTTTGCTGGTGTATCGGCCGTAGCATTTACCTCCAAAAGGGACTTTTCATTCCTGAGAAACATCATTGTGATCGGTGGATTTATAGCAATTGGCCTTATTGTAGCCGGAATGATTTTCGGGTTCAATCTTGGGCTTTGGTTTTCTGTAGGTATGGTGATTCTTGCTTCTGCAACCATTCTATACCAGACAAGTAAACTTAAGGATTCTTATGCTACAGATCAATATGTAGGTGCGGCTCTTCAACTTTTCGCTTCAATCATGCTTTTATTCTGGTATGTTTTAAGCATTCTGATGAGCAGAAGAAGCTAAATAATCAACACAATATATTTGAAAGATCCCGATGTTATGCATCGGGATCTTTTAGTATATCAGTCTTAAAAAATACAGGATGTCAATTTTTTTGTATTTTGGGTGCAACAACTTAATGCCAAAACTTAATTATGGAAGCAAAATTTGAAGGAGGAGTTAATATTGCCATAAAAATTCCTAAAAACAAATACGAACAAACGATCTCTTTTTATAAAGATATTCTCAAAATGGAGATTGAAGAGAAGCCTATCGACAACCCTACAGTATCAAGAACTCACGAAGTGAAGTTTGGCGGGAATACAGTGTGGCTTGATTGTGTGGATAATTATACCCATTCCGAAACATGGCTTGAGCTTAATGTGCCTGATGTACCGGCAGCGATATCTCATCTCAAGGATCATCATGTAGAAACATGTGATGAATTTGAAAAAATCCCTGATAATATGCATTGGATCACAGATCCGGCAGGGACGGTTTTTATCATTAAACAGCGTGATTGATATTGTCAAAGGCTGTAAACTAAAAAAAATCCTGATGTATTATCATCGGGATTTTTAGTATTTAGACATCAGGTTAATCTAATCTTTAAATACTTTAATTTTTTAATTTTAAAATAAATTAAAACTATTTATCTATAGATCCTAATACCTTTTGTGCAAAAGAGTTTAAAGCATCTTTTTCGCTCATTCCGTTCTGAACATTAGCATGAACTTCTAACGCTCCACAGATATTGGTAATAAGCTCTCCTGCTACATTTAAATCTTCTTCACTTGTTCCTCTGAATTCACTGAAGCTTTCCAATACTTCAAGGGTCTTTTCCAGGTTTTCAGGGGTCTGATTCTGATAAAATTGTCTGATTACGGGTAACTTCATAATTATAATTCGTTGAAAAGGTTAATTAAACTTTCTGCCTGATTGGATTGAACCTGGTTAACAAGCGCTCCGTTTTTAAAGATTGCAAACGTAGGAAGATTATCTACTTTAGCCAGTTTTCTGCTTTCAGGTAATTTCTCAGCGTCTACATAAAGAAATGGAATTGCTTCATTTTCAGAAGCCAGTTTTTTGAACTTTGGTTTCATAATTCTGCAGTTTCCGCACCATGTAGCACCGTATTGAACGACTACTTTTTCATTATCGTTTACTATATTCTGTAATGTATCTTCTGTTAACTCTGTGTACATAATTGTTGTGATTTTAATTTAAAAAAAAATGGGGTCTGAAAATTCAAACCCCATTATTATTTTTAGTTTTTAGCTAAATATTCAGCGGTTGAATTTCTGTCAGCTTTCATAGCCTCTTTACCTTCTTCCCAGTTTGCAGGACAAACTTCTCCATGCTTTTGAACGTGAGTATAAGCATCTATTAGTCTTAAATATTCTTTCACGTTTCTTCCAAGTGGCATATCGTTTACAGACTCATGGAAGATTTTTCCTGTTTCGTCGATAAGATATGTTGCTCTGTAAGTTACATTAGAACCTGTAAAGCTTTCATTTCCTTCTTCATCGTATTCGAAATCCTGATCTACAATTCCTAAGATGTTTGCTAATTGTCTGTGAGTATCAGCTAAAAGAGGGTAAGTTACACCTTCGATACCTCCATTGTCTTTTGCAGTGTTCAACCATGCAAAGTGTACTTCGTTAGTATCACATGAAGCTCCGATTACTTTAGTGTTTCTTTTTTCGAATTCACCTAAAGCATCCTGAAAAGCATGAAGCTCTGTAGGGCAAACAAAAGTGAAATCTTTTGGATACCAGAATAAGATAACTTTCTCCTGATTTTTAGTCGTTTGTTCAAAAATGTTGATTCTTAAATCATCACCCATTTCAGACATCGCATCGATTGTTAGATTCGGGAATTTTTTTCCTACTAAAGACATAATTTTTCTGTTTTTATATTTAAATTTTCTGTTGCAAATATAGGAATGATTTGTCTATCGAACAAATGTAAATCGATTAATAAAATCTATAATTGTTTTCAAACCGATAGAAAGAAAAAAGCTCTGAATTCAGAGCTTTTTCATTATATTTAGTAACCGAAAATTTCGTTTAAGTTGAGTTTTTTTACCTCTCCTAATTTTTTCATGTCGGCTTCATTTACTTTGTCCTGAGATGCTACAATACAGTAGGTGAAATTTTTACCTTTCATTTCCTTATCGTGGAAACTGTTAATGTCTGCAAACGACAGTTTAGGAGCCTGATCATAAACATTCTTTCTGATATCAGTAGAATTGCCCAGCTTTTGAGCTCTTAAATAAGTAAAGATGATTCCGTCCTGGGTGATTCTTTCCGAAGCGATAGATTTCTTTAAACCACTTTTAGCTGTTTCAAATAGTTGTTGAGACTGCGGTAAAGTAGTGAGAAGCTCATTCATCGCTGTAGTGGACTCATTGAATTTATCTGCCTGAGTTCCTACATAAGCAGTAATCATATCTTTATCTTCTTTTTTGCTTGGAAGAGAGAAGTAAGAATAAGTAGAATAAGCCAGGGCTTTGGATTCTCTTATGGTCTGGAATACAATTGATCCCATTCCACCTCCGAAATAATTATTGAATAAGCTTACCGTAGGAGTAATCGTTGCATTGTATTGCTCTCCGTTTCTTACCCAGAAAACTTCAGCCTGAACCATGTCATAATGAGCAAATAATACTTTGGTCTTATCTGTTGGTACCTGGGTGAAAGTTTTAGACTTCGGCATATCTTTTAAGGTAGCCGGAAGCTTGTGGATGGGAGTGAGGGATGCAACGGCTTCACTTCCGGATTTCGGACCGTAATACAATACTTTGTGTTTGTAGTTGAACAAATCGTGAAGTATTTTGATCAGGTCTTCTGCTTTTAAGGCATCAAGTTCTGCATCTGTCAATACATTATTAAATGGATTTTGAGGGCCATATTGTGCGTAGCTTCTCAATCCAGCCATGATGCTGCCTTTATTCTGTTTTGCATTGGCTCTCGCTTTTTTCAATCTTGCTTTATAAGAATCTAAAGCAGCCTGGTCAGCTTCACAGTTTTTGATCAGGTCTTCGAATAAAGCTAATGTTTTATCAAAATTTTCGTTGAGACCTTCTATGGTTACATAGGTTTCCTCATTTCCGGCACCTACGCTGAAACTTGATGCAAGTTTATAGAATTCCTTGCTGATGGTTTCGGACGATTTATTTTTGGTTCCGAGGTATTGAAGGTATTCTGCTGCCAAAGGAAGCATTTTGTTGTTCCATTTTCCTGAATCGAAGTGATAATACAGCCTGAATAATTCATTATCTGTATTTTTTACAGAAAGAACATCGATGCCGCCTAATTTATTTTTTGCGATGTCTTTATCGAAATTCAGCCAAACCGGTGCGATGGCCGACTCAGGCATTTCGTTGATCTTTTTCAGGAAAGGAGACTGGTCGTCCCTGTTTACAGAAACAGGAGTAATTGTAGGCTTATCTACTTTTACAATGTTTTTATCTTCTCCTTTTCTCTTATAGATGGCAACGTAATTGTTGTCCTGAAGATATTTGGAAGCAAAGTCCATGATATCTTTTTTAGTAAGTTTCGATATCTCTTCTACATATTCCAAAGCTGCTTTGTGGTCAATATCAGAAGTGAACTCATCCATTAAAGTACTTGCTCTTGAAGAGTATTTTTCATTATTCTGAATGATATTCTTCCTTTCGTTATTTACGATAGATTGTATAAGATCATCAGAGAATTCTCCCTTTCTTAATTTATCAATTTCCTGCAGTAACAATGTTTTAACCTGATCTAAAGATTGACCTTCTGTAGGGTTTCCTTGCAGGAAGAGAACAGAGTAGTCTTTTAAAACATAAGGGAAAGCATAGGCAGCTAATAATTTTTGTTTTTTCACAAGATCAAGGTCAATAAGTCCCGCTTGCCCGTTAGTTAGCATGCTTCCTATCAGATTCAGAAGTCTGGCATCTCTTGTTGTCGCTCCCGGAAATCTGAAGCCTATCGTAATGTTTTCTGGGTTAGGGCCAAATACTTCTTTAGTGATCGGTGCAGTAATAGGCTGCTCCTGCCCAACAGTGTAAGCAGGAATCTCCTTAGGTTTCATATAGGAGAATTCCTTATCGATTTTAGCGATCATTTCATCAGGATTAAAATCTCCAGACATTATGATTCCCATGTTGTTAGGAACATAATAATTGTTAAAATATTCTCTGATTGCTTTTAGGGAAGGGTTCTTTAAGTGTTCAACGGTTCCGATCGTAGTTTGTTTCCCGTAATTGTTATTTGGAAATATGGCCGCGAACATCGCTTCATAAACTTTTCTTGAATCATTATCCAGGCCGCGGTTCTTTTCTTCATAAACTGCTTCCAGCTCCGTATGGAAAAGCCTTAAAATGGGTTGTCTGAATCTTTCTGCCTGAACAGCTAAGAATTTATCGGTAACATTTGAAGGGATGTCTTCCGTATACACCGTTTGTTCAAATGATGTAAAAGCATTGGTGCCATCTGCTCCCATTCCTGACATCATTTTATCATATTCATTGGCAATGGCATATTTCGCTGCCTCTCCGGATACTTTGTCTATTTCTTTGTAGATCTCTTTTCTCTTGGCTTCATCTTTTGTCTGATTGTATTTTTCATACAATGCATCGATCTGATCCAGCAGAGGTTTTTCTTTTGCCCAGTCTTTGGATCCGAACTTGTCGGTACCTTTAAAAAGCATGTGTTCAAGGTAATGGGCTAAACCTGTATGATCAGCAGGGTCGGTTTTGCTTCCTGCTTTGGTAGCAATATACGTCTGGATTCTTGGGTCCTTTTTGGTTGGACTTAAAATAACAGTTAAGCCGTTTTTCAGTTTATAATATCTTGCGGCGGTTGGGTCATTGGTTACATATCGGTAAGTATAACCGTTGGCCGTAGCTTCTTTCCACTGGAAATCCTGTGCATGAACATAGCCCGTAAAACTAGCTGCTGCAATGCTTGTTGCAATAGTGATTCTCTTTAATAAATTCATCGGTTGGTATTGTTAGTTAAATTTTTCTAATAATTCCTTGATTCTTCTCATGGCCTCTCTTAGATCATCTTCTGATGCAGCATAAGAGAATCTGATGCATTCAGGGCTTCCAAAGGAAACACCACCAACGCATCCTACATGGGCATTTTCTAAAATAAACATAGCAAAATCATCAGCATCTTTAATTTCGGTTCCGTTCAAAGTTTTGCCTATATAGTAAGAAATATCCGGAAAGAAATAGAAGGCTGCTTTAGGCAAAAGAACCTTGAATCCCGGGATTTCAGTGATCAGATCATAGACAAGATCTCTTCTTTTTTTGAAGGCATCAATCATGTATCTGTATTCTGAAGGGTCTGTTTTCAGAGCGGTAATAGAAGCTCTCTGGGCCATTGTATTGGCTCCGCTGGTCATTTGTCCCTGAACTTTTTCACAAGCTTTAGCCAACCATTCAGGACATGCGGAATATCCTATTCTCCAGCCTGTCATCGCAAAAGCTTTGGACATTCCGTTGATTACGGCTGTTTGCTCATATACTTCAGGAAACTGGGCTATAGATGCTGTTTTAGTTTCATAGTTGATAAACTCGTAGATTTCATCAGAAATCACAGTAACATGAGGGTGTTTAGCAATGACTTTAGCCAGGGATTTTAATTCGTCGTAAGTGTAATATCCACCGGAAGGATTACAAGGTGAACTGAATAAAACAGCTTTGGTTTTATCTGTAATCGCTTCTTCCAGCTGTTCGGCAGTGATTTTGAAATCAGTT
The sequence above is drawn from the Chryseobacterium daecheongense genome and encodes:
- a CDS encoding pyridoxal phosphate-dependent aminotransferase: MDKLSDRVKRLGYSQTFVMSNKAREMKANGIDVISLTLGEPDFDVPDNIKQAAFDAINQNYSHYSPVPGFLELREAIAYKLKRDNHLEYKPTQICVSNGAKQAILNVLAAIINDGDEVILPTPYWVSYDEMVKMMGGNSVMVPTSYVTDFKITAEQLEEAITDKTKAVLFSSPCNPSGGYYTYDELKSLAKVIAKHPHVTVISDEIYEFINYETKTASIAQFPEVYEQTAVINGMSKAFAMTGWRIGYSACPEWLAKACEKVQGQMTSGANTMAQRASITALKTDPSEYRYMIDAFKKRRDLVYDLITEIPGFKVLLPKAAFYFFPDISYYIGKTLNGTEIKDADDFAMFILENAHVGCVGGVSFGSPECIRFSYAASEDDLREAMRRIKELLEKFN